A stretch of Pseudomonas sp. LS.1a DNA encodes these proteins:
- a CDS encoding YaeQ family protein yields the protein MAQPSTTYKFELNLTDLDRGVYENVRQTIARHPSETEERMAVRLLAYALWYNENLSFGRGLSDVDEAALWEKSLDDRILHWIEVGQPDADRLTWCSRRTERTSLLAYGSLRVWQNKVVDAVKGLKNLSIAAVPQEVLETLATDMPRTIKWDVMISEGTLFVTDDRGQHEVQLEWLLGERG from the coding sequence ATGGCCCAGCCGTCCACCACCTATAAATTCGAACTGAACCTGACCGACCTCGACCGCGGCGTGTACGAAAACGTCCGTCAGACTATCGCCCGCCACCCTTCGGAAACCGAAGAACGCATGGCTGTGCGCCTGCTGGCCTACGCCCTGTGGTACAACGAAAACCTGTCGTTCGGCCGTGGCCTGTCCGATGTGGACGAAGCGGCGCTCTGGGAAAAAAGCCTGGACGATCGCATCCTGCACTGGATTGAAGTGGGCCAGCCGGACGCCGACCGGCTGACCTGGTGCTCGCGCCGCACCGAGCGCACCAGCCTGCTGGCCTACGGCAGCCTGCGTGTATGGCAGAACAAGGTGGTAGATGCGGTCAAGGGCCTGAAGAACCTGAGCATCGCTGCCGTGCCGCAGGAGGTGCTGGAAACCCTCGCCACCGACATGCCCCGTACCATCAAGTGGGACGTGATGATCAGCGAAGGCACCTTGTTCGTCACCGACGACCGTGGCCAGCACGAAGTGCAGCTGGAGTGGCTGCTGGGTGAGCGTGGCTGA
- the recJ gene encoding single-stranded-DNA-specific exonuclease RecJ, translated as MRIEPRPLPPTLPFLGNLPPLLTRLYAARGVQSEAELDKSLARLLPYQQLKGIEAGVDLLVEAIDQRQRILIVGDFDADGATASTVGVLGLRLLGATHVDYLVPNRFEYGYGLTPEIVEVALQRQPQLLITVDNGISSVDGVAAAKAAGLKVLVTDHHLPGAELPDADAIINPNQPGCSFPSKALAGVGVIFYVLMALRARLRGLGRYETQPQPNIGELLDLVALGSVADVVPLDANNRILVHQGLERIRAGRARPGLKAILEVARRDHRRITSTDLGFILGPRLNAAGRLDDMSLGIECLLCEDAALAQDMARQLDDLNQDRKSIEQGMQREALAQLKDLPVESMPYGLCLFDADWHQGVIGILASRLKERYHRPTIAFADAGEGMLKGSARSVPGFHIRDALDAVAARHPQLISKFGGHAMAAGLSLPEANFPAFAEAFDEEVRRQLREEDLTGRLLSDGSLAVEEFHLDLAKALRHAGPWGQHFPEPLFHGVFQLVEQRVVGERHLKVVLKSECGSVRLDGIAFGVDREVWPNPTVRWVELAYKLDVNEFRGNESVQLMIAHMEPR; from the coding sequence ATGCGTATCGAACCTCGCCCGCTGCCGCCGACCCTGCCATTCCTGGGTAACCTGCCACCCTTGCTGACCCGCCTGTACGCCGCGCGCGGCGTGCAAAGCGAGGCCGAGCTGGACAAAAGCCTCGCGCGCCTGCTGCCGTACCAGCAGCTCAAGGGCATCGAGGCCGGCGTGGATCTGCTGGTCGAGGCTATCGACCAGCGCCAGCGCATCCTCATCGTCGGCGACTTCGATGCCGACGGCGCCACTGCCAGTACTGTCGGCGTGCTGGGCCTGCGCCTGCTGGGCGCGACCCACGTCGACTACCTTGTGCCCAACCGCTTCGAATACGGTTACGGCCTGACCCCGGAAATCGTCGAGGTGGCGCTGCAACGCCAGCCGCAGCTGCTGATCACCGTGGACAACGGCATTTCCAGCGTCGACGGTGTGGCAGCCGCCAAGGCCGCCGGGCTCAAGGTGCTGGTCACCGACCACCACCTGCCGGGCGCGGAGTTGCCCGACGCCGACGCCATCATCAACCCCAACCAGCCGGGCTGCAGTTTCCCGAGCAAGGCGCTGGCCGGGGTAGGGGTGATCTTCTATGTGCTGATGGCCCTGCGTGCGCGCCTGCGCGGCCTGGGGCGCTACGAAACGCAGCCGCAGCCGAACATCGGCGAATTGCTCGACCTGGTAGCCCTGGGCAGCGTCGCGGACGTGGTGCCATTGGACGCCAACAACCGCATCCTGGTGCACCAGGGCCTCGAACGCATTCGCGCCGGCCGCGCCCGGCCGGGGCTCAAGGCCATTCTGGAAGTGGCCCGTCGCGATCACCGGCGCATCACCTCGACCGACCTCGGTTTCATCCTCGGCCCACGGCTGAACGCTGCCGGACGCCTGGACGACATGAGCCTGGGCATCGAATGCCTGCTGTGTGAAGACGCGGCCCTGGCCCAGGACATGGCCCGGCAACTGGACGACCTGAACCAGGACCGCAAGTCCATCGAACAGGGCATGCAGCGCGAGGCCCTGGCGCAGCTCAAGGACCTGCCGGTCGAGTCGATGCCATATGGCCTGTGCCTGTTCGATGCCGACTGGCACCAGGGGGTGATCGGTATTCTGGCGTCGCGCCTGAAGGAGCGTTACCACCGGCCGACCATCGCTTTCGCCGACGCTGGCGAGGGGATGCTCAAAGGGTCGGCGCGCTCGGTGCCGGGGTTTCACATTCGTGATGCCCTGGACGCCGTGGCGGCGCGTCATCCGCAACTGATCAGCAAGTTCGGCGGCCACGCCATGGCGGCGGGCTTGTCGTTGCCTGAAGCCAATTTCCCGGCATTTGCCGAGGCGTTCGACGAAGAAGTGCGACGCCAGCTGCGTGAAGAGGACCTGACTGGGCGCCTGTTGTCCGATGGCAGCCTGGCGGTGGAGGAGTTCCACCTCGACCTGGCCAAGGCCCTGCGCCATGCCGGGCCCTGGGGGCAGCACTTTCCCGAGCCGCTGTTTCATGGCGTGTTCCAGCTGGTGGAGCAGCGTGTGGTGGGCGAGCGGCACCTGAAGGTGGTGCTCAAGAGCGAGTGCGGTTCGGTGCGGCTGGATGGCATCGCTTTCGGCGTCGACCGCGAAGTGTGGCCGAATCCTACGGTGCGTTGGGTCGAGTTGGCGTACAA